The window TCTATGATTATGGAAGATTCAAGGTGCCAACTGGCTATCTCAGGTGAAGAATGGGGAGGTCACAGACCAAAGCAAAACCGGGACGTTTCATGGAAAAAACCGGAAGGCCTAATGTGAGCTTGCTCGGTCCGTACAGGAAAGGTGCGGCGATTTGGGCAACGTGTTCCAACCTTTCGGGCCAATGAATTTTGCCCGCTTTTGGCAAAACCCGGTCAGAAATGGTATGTTCCCCCAAAAAAGGGACCCAACCGGATAAGCTGAGCCCTTGACATGCCTGGTGCGCCCAGCAAGGTTCGAACTTGCGGCCTACGGATTCTCTGCCAGGCAAACGGCAAAAAACACGGTTAAAACATGGCAATGGCAGATGGTACGAAACATCGGGCCACCACCACATCTATCTCTGGCCACTCGGATATGGTATCTGGGAAAAGGCATTTCCTTTTCACCCATGTCTTTGCCTTTTTTGCGTACCCCAAATGAGTGTTCACCGAATTCGATATGAATAGCATCACAGCGGAGAACAAATGGTTGGTTTTTTCATTGGTGGCTATCGGCGTGTTCATGTGCACCCTTGACGGGAGTATCGTAAATATTGCTCTGCCTGCCATCATGAAAGATCTGAAAGTGCCTCTGGCAACCATTGAGTGGGTGCCCATGATATATTTACTCACGGTGTCGTCGCTTCTTTTGACGTTTGGACGCCTGAGCGACATTAAAGGGCGTCGCTTTGTCTATTGCGGGGGGTTTTTCATCTTTTCTTTGGGATCTCTCCTATGTGGGTGGGCTCCAAATGCCGCCTGGCTTATTGCAGCACGATCCTTTCAAGGATTTGGTGCAGCCATGATCATGGCCTGCTCCCCGGCCCTTGTCGTCGACGTCTTTCCGGCTTCGGAGAGAGGCAGGGGGCTTGGGATGGTGGGCACCGTGGTGGCCGCCGGTTTGACCACCGGTCCTGCAATCGGAGGATTGATTGTTGAGGCCTTTTCATGGCGGGTAATCTTTTACATCAATATTCCCATTGGGATCGTGGTGACAGCGCTGGCTGCTTGGGTTTTAAAGGGCGGAAAGGGAAATTTTTCGCGGCCAGAAACCTTTGACTGGGCCGGCGCCGTGCTGTTGACCCTTTGTTTCTCTTCTGCCATTATCGTTCTAACACATTCATATGACTGGGGGTATATGTCTTTTCGAACCTTGTTGTTTTCCGGAGCTACAGCGCTCGGTACAATTCTTCTTTTTCTTGTCGAAACACGCACGCCACACCCCATATTCGAACTTTCTCTCCTGCACATTCGCCTTTTCATCTTGCCGGTTTTTGCGGCCATCATCCTTTTCGTCACTCTTTTTACCATGATTTTTCTCATGCCTTTTTTTCTGGTTCAGCCATCGGGATTTTCAGTGGATCATGCGGGATTTATTATGGTTATTCCCTTTGTGTTTCTTTTTTTCATGGCTCCCATATCCGGGGCCATGTACGATCGCATCGGGTCCCGGCTTCTTTGCACCGCCGGGATGATGGTTTTAACAATCGCTTTTTACTGCCTCTCCCGCCTGGTTCCAACCGCCTCTGCGATACCGATCGCCTGGCGTCTGGCACTGGTAGGAATTGGCGTGGCCCTGTTCATTCCCCCAAACAGCTCGGCAGCCATGAGTGCTGTTCCGCCTTCTCATAGAGGGGTGGCGGCAGCAACCGTGGCAACGGCACGCAACCTGGGTATGGTTATAGGGGTGGCCATGGCCGGTCTCATTTTCAACCTCACCTTTTACACACTGAGCGGAGGGCTCGTCCTCAAGGTCTACCGGCCTGAGCTGGAGCCCGTTTTCATGGCCGCATTCCAAAAGGCCATGTTTGCCGGCTCAGTCGTTGCGGGAATCGGTATTTTCGTAGCCTTTTTCAGAGGCTCAGAGCCCGGAAATCTCTCAAACAAACAAATCCGCCGAAAACCATCCGTTTCTCACCCTTAGGGCTCGCGCAAAAATAACTTCACATTTTGGCATCTCAGCCCGCCAGAAAGAGGGCGGATCTGTGACTTCAGCCCATCCACGCCAGAGGCGGATCTGCGACTTTGACCGATCCTTCCGCCGGAGGCGGACAAACTCCTCGAAATAGCTCGCTATTCCTGCGGTTTTGCTCAATCGGATCGGCCAACTCTGAACCAAATCTGAGCGCCAACTCTGCGAACTGATCCCTCCTCAAATTACGGAACTCTTTGAAATGATTAGGTTTGAGTTTAGCAGATTTTGGAAAGTTTTTCTCACACAGATTGTCACACAGCAAACTCACATCACCCTCCCCTATCTCACTTTGTACCCGACCCCATTATCCATTGTCAACTTAATTTATTACCAGCGTCCCCATTCCTCCCTTATTCGCCTACTATCCGCAAGTTCACTGGATTTGCGGGCGCATAGTCGCCAGCCGATACCGTAATGGTGACTTCTTCAGAATCACTTTGAAGTGGTGAGCCATTGTCGGTAACCCTAAAGGTCACGGTGTAATTGCCTGCAGCAAGTCGCCGACGCGCCATAGCTTGGGCGACGGTGCGCTGCGGGGTATTCCGGCGAAGGCGAATAGAATCTGCCCATGCAGACACGTGTGGAGTTTGCTTACTAATTGTCCCGACACAGGCCTTCTTTTTCTTCTTGCAGCTCTTTGGCATGGAGGCCTAAGCTTGCAGGGGATCACACGTAGGAAAAATCATACGCGGGGGAGCGAAGTCTTCAAGAGGCATGATCTAACCAGTTATCGATATGCGTGTTTTTGTTGTGAAGGAGTTTTCCTGCGGGCTGGATTGATATCAAGGTATGTGGGTCTTGGAGGCAAGATCAAGGAAAAGATGTCTATCCCGGAACTTATAATCTTGTGTATATTTAAGGGGATACTTATACTAGCAAGCTCAGCATGTAATCAAATTGTGTCAACATTCTCTCGTAGTGCATGAAGATATTTCCATACAAACTTGGCCCCGACTTTTT is drawn from Deltaproteobacteria bacterium and contains these coding sequences:
- a CDS encoding MFS transporter, which translates into the protein MNSITAENKWLVFSLVAIGVFMCTLDGSIVNIALPAIMKDLKVPLATIEWVPMIYLLTVSSLLLTFGRLSDIKGRRFVYCGGFFIFSLGSLLCGWAPNAAWLIAARSFQGFGAAMIMACSPALVVDVFPASERGRGLGMVGTVVAAGLTTGPAIGGLIVEAFSWRVIFYINIPIGIVVTALAAWVLKGGKGNFSRPETFDWAGAVLLTLCFSSAIIVLTHSYDWGYMSFRTLLFSGATALGTILLFLVETRTPHPIFELSLLHIRLFILPVFAAIILFVTLFTMIFLMPFFLVQPSGFSVDHAGFIMVIPFVFLFFMAPISGAMYDRIGSRLLCTAGMMVLTIAFYCLSRLVPTASAIPIAWRLALVGIGVALFIPPNSSAAMSAVPPSHRGVAAATVATARNLGMVIGVAMAGLIFNLTFYTLSGGLVLKVYRPELEPVFMAAFQKAMFAGSVVAGIGIFVAFFRGSEPGNLSNKQIRRKPSVSHP